A single genomic interval of Picosynechococcus sp. PCC 7003 harbors:
- a CDS encoding molybdenum cofactor guanylyltransferase translates to MSRSKLPIFILLGGKSQRMGTDKALLNLGEQTILERTLALATALSDEVYLLTPWRDRYQPYFSTTVRWLDDPAQQGGLVALNQGLKILKLQGWVLLLACDLPKLDQGQLEQWIQQLDEIPTRYTAALVNQGQFYEPCCGFYRDTAQTSLQQFIDQGGRSFQKWLATVPVFPLAIADPAMLFNCNTPADFATLKTQPPSP, encoded by the coding sequence ATGTCTAGGTCAAAACTGCCGATTTTTATTCTGCTGGGGGGAAAAAGCCAGCGCATGGGTACCGACAAGGCCCTCCTGAACCTCGGTGAGCAGACCATTTTAGAACGCACCCTTGCTCTTGCCACGGCCCTCAGTGACGAAGTTTATCTCTTGACCCCCTGGCGAGATCGCTATCAACCCTATTTCAGCACCACCGTCCGCTGGCTCGACGATCCCGCTCAGCAGGGGGGACTCGTTGCCCTAAACCAAGGTTTAAAAATCCTCAAGCTCCAGGGCTGGGTGTTACTGCTCGCCTGTGACCTGCCCAAGCTTGATCAGGGGCAATTAGAGCAATGGATTCAGCAACTAGACGAAATTCCCACAAGGTACACAGCCGCCCTCGTTAATCAGGGGCAATTTTATGAACCTTGCTGTGGTTTCTATCGAGATACGGCCCAAACTTCGCTCCAACAATTTATCGATCAGGGGGGGCGTTCTTTTCAGAAATGGTTGGCCACTGTGCCTGTTTTTCCATTGGCGATCGCCGACCCAGCAATGCTCTTTAATTGCAACACCCCTGCCGATTTCGCTACCTTGAAGACGCAACCGCCCTCGCCGTAG
- a CDS encoding NAD(P)H-dependent glycerol-3-phosphate dehydrogenase, with protein MNTNRKTIAMLGSGAWGSALATLAAVNDHDLRLWSRRGELSLKEAIADADIIISAISMKGVSDVAEQLKTISLPAQAIIVTATKGLDPKTTRTPSQIWQETFPDHPVVVLSGPNLSKEIEAGLPAATVVASTDLEAAETVQEVFASDCFRVYTNNDPLGTELGGTLKNVMAIAVGVCEGLKLGTNAKSALITRALPEMIRVGAHLGAQPETFLGLAGLGDMLATCTSPLSRNYRVGYGLAQGKSLEQILEELGSTAEGVNTTAVLLDLANREEIPIPISRQVYRLLKGKVTPMEAVTMLMERDLKPEACDILE; from the coding sequence GTGAATACAAACCGTAAAACCATTGCCATGCTTGGGTCTGGGGCCTGGGGTTCCGCCCTCGCCACCCTCGCCGCCGTGAATGACCATGATCTACGGCTCTGGTCGCGCCGGGGTGAACTGTCCCTCAAAGAGGCGATCGCCGACGCCGACATCATCATTTCAGCCATCTCCATGAAAGGGGTGTCCGATGTGGCAGAGCAACTCAAGACGATTTCCCTCCCGGCCCAGGCAATTATTGTGACGGCCACCAAGGGTTTAGACCCCAAGACGACCCGTACCCCATCTCAAATTTGGCAAGAAACCTTCCCTGACCATCCGGTGGTCGTATTATCGGGGCCGAACCTCTCGAAGGAAATTGAAGCCGGTTTACCCGCCGCAACGGTGGTCGCCAGCACTGACCTAGAGGCCGCCGAAACCGTTCAAGAAGTATTTGCCTCTGACTGTTTCCGGGTCTATACCAACAATGATCCCCTGGGGACTGAATTGGGTGGCACCCTGAAAAATGTGATGGCGATCGCCGTGGGGGTCTGCGAAGGTCTCAAACTCGGCACCAATGCCAAATCAGCTCTAATTACGAGAGCCTTGCCGGAGATGATTCGGGTGGGAGCACACCTGGGCGCCCAGCCAGAAACTTTCCTGGGCCTTGCGGGGCTGGGGGATATGCTTGCCACTTGTACCAGTCCCCTCAGCCGCAACTATCGCGTCGGTTATGGTCTGGCCCAGGGTAAATCCCTCGAACAGATTCTCGAAGAGTTGGGCAGTACCGCCGAAGGGGTAAATACCACCGCTGTCCTGCTCGATCTGGCTAATCGTGAGGAGATCCCCATTCCCATTTCCCGGCAGGTTTATCGTCTCCTCAAGGGCAAAGTTACGCCCATGGAAGCGGTGACAATGTTGATGGAACGGGATTTAAAGCCGGAAGCGTGCGACATCTTGGAATAG
- the ggpS gene encoding glucosylglycerol-phosphate synthase — protein MKSSLVILYHREPYDEVRENGKTFYRDKTSPNGIMPTLKSFFANAEQSTWVAWKQISGKQQEKFQTKMAFPGQENSVVHRIPLSADQVKNFYHITSKEAFWPILHSFPWQFTYDSSDWENFKQINEMFADAACEDADDDALFWVHDYNLWLTPYFIRQKKPNAKIAFFHHTPFPSVDIFNILPWREAIVDSLLCCDLCGFHLPRYVQNFVAVARSLRKVEITRQVPVDEHAFTAVGTALAEPEITTQLKYKDHLVNLDAFPVGTNPTQIRAQVEKASTQERIRKIREELGSNKLILSAGRVDYVKGTKEMLVCYERLLERRPELQTKVNLVVAAAKAASGMRVYKNAQSEIERLVGRINGRFAKLNWTPILLFTSALSYEELLGFFGAADIAWITPLRDGLNLVAKEYVVAHGCDDGVLILSEFAGSAVELPDAILTNPYAAKRMDESIDQALAMPVEEQQRRMKNMYQSIQRYDVQQWANHMFREAKATAVLGKEPTPV, from the coding sequence ATGAAATCTTCTCTCGTCATTCTCTACCATAGGGAACCCTATGATGAGGTGCGCGAAAACGGTAAAACCTTCTACCGTGACAAAACAAGCCCTAACGGGATCATGCCGACCCTCAAAAGCTTCTTTGCCAATGCCGAACAAAGCACCTGGGTCGCTTGGAAACAAATCTCTGGCAAACAACAAGAGAAGTTCCAGACCAAGATGGCATTTCCCGGTCAGGAAAACTCCGTGGTTCACCGCATCCCCCTGTCCGCAGACCAGGTCAAAAACTTCTATCACATCACCTCAAAAGAAGCCTTCTGGCCGATTCTGCACTCCTTCCCCTGGCAGTTTACCTACGACTCCTCAGACTGGGAAAACTTCAAGCAAATCAACGAAATGTTTGCTGATGCTGCCTGCGAAGATGCCGATGATGACGCTTTGTTTTGGGTCCACGACTACAATCTCTGGCTGACCCCCTACTTCATCCGCCAGAAGAAACCCAACGCTAAAATTGCCTTTTTCCACCACACGCCATTTCCGAGTGTTGATATTTTTAACATTCTGCCGTGGCGTGAAGCAATCGTAGATAGTCTCCTCTGCTGTGACCTGTGCGGTTTCCATTTGCCCCGCTACGTGCAAAATTTTGTCGCCGTTGCCCGGAGTTTGCGCAAGGTCGAAATTACCCGCCAAGTGCCCGTCGATGAGCACGCCTTTACTGCCGTAGGCACCGCCCTCGCAGAACCCGAAATTACCACCCAGTTGAAATATAAAGATCACCTGGTGAATTTGGATGCTTTCCCCGTGGGCACAAACCCCACCCAGATCCGCGCCCAGGTAGAGAAAGCCAGTACCCAGGAGCGAATCCGCAAAATCCGGGAAGAACTGGGCAGCAACAAGCTCATTTTGTCCGCTGGCCGGGTGGATTACGTTAAAGGCACCAAGGAAATGTTGGTCTGCTATGAACGTCTGTTAGAACGGCGACCGGAGTTGCAAACCAAAGTAAATCTGGTGGTTGCTGCCGCCAAGGCTGCTTCTGGGATGCGGGTTTACAAAAACGCCCAAAGTGAAATTGAGCGGCTCGTGGGTCGGATCAATGGTCGCTTCGCCAAGTTGAACTGGACACCGATTTTACTCTTTACCAGTGCCCTCTCCTATGAGGAACTGCTTGGTTTCTTTGGGGCCGCAGATATTGCCTGGATTACGCCGCTACGGGATGGCTTAAATCTCGTGGCGAAAGAGTATGTGGTCGCCCATGGTTGCGATGATGGGGTTTTGATCCTGTCGGAATTTGCCGGATCAGCGGTGGAACTACCCGATGCGATCCTCACCAACCCCTACGCAGCGAAACGGATGGATGAATCCATTGATCAAGCCCTGGCCATGCCCGTCGAGGAACAACAGCGACGCATGAAAAATATGTACCAGTCGATCCAGCGCTATGACGTGCAGCAGTGGGCGAATCACATGTTCCGGGAAGCCAAGGCAACGGCGGTCCTGGGCAAGGAACCGACCCCCGTCTAG
- the glpD gene encoding glycerol-3-phosphate dehydrogenase yields the protein MRDFQTIQNTTYDLIIIGGGINGAGIARDGALRGLKTLLIEKEDFASGTTSWSTRLIHGGLRYLEYLEFHLVRESLHEREVLLRTAPHLVQPLQMTIPLYKGAARGYWLIQAGMLLYDILSFDKTVPSHRMLSARKFQNLFRTVRSQDVVGAAQYYDGQVEYAERLCLENILDAQAAGATVLNYTAVTALQRDESTATIQAIACEDQLTGQTFTVQAKGSMVVNTSGPWVDEICHLGRAAGKAKPIGTEQKMGGTKGSHIVVDPFPGAPQAALYVEAASDNRPYFIIPWLGKYLIGTTDLKYTGSLDHVKADNDEIDYLLAETNRVLPSAQLSRDDIRFTYSGVRPLPYVGDKKPGSITRSHILFDHSAEGARNLISLIGGKLTTYRQVGEEMVDLVYRKLNRPVPPCPTRKRTLPGAIAADSHTIETMIRRYTPTVGRTTIQHLFRMYGAKAPEVLALVDEAPDLGDRLVPYLPDIKAQAVYALRSELAHNLKDICRRRTTLSMLANYGYDALPTLVDTLKTHCGWDDAEGDRQVADYKTFIEQNCLPDYRIDAQAQASKTEVYS from the coding sequence ATGCGAGATTTTCAAACCATTCAAAACACAACCTACGATCTAATCATCATTGGTGGCGGCATTAATGGTGCTGGGATTGCCCGGGACGGGGCCTTACGGGGCTTAAAAACCTTACTCATTGAAAAGGAAGATTTTGCCAGTGGCACCACCAGTTGGTCTACCCGTCTGATCCATGGGGGCCTCCGTTACCTAGAGTATTTAGAATTTCATTTGGTGCGGGAGTCCCTCCATGAGCGAGAGGTGCTCCTGCGTACCGCGCCCCACCTGGTGCAACCGCTACAAATGACGATCCCCCTCTACAAAGGGGCGGCCCGGGGCTACTGGCTCATCCAAGCGGGGATGTTGCTCTATGACATTCTCAGTTTTGATAAAACGGTGCCTTCCCACCGGATGTTGAGCGCCCGCAAGTTTCAGAATCTTTTTCGCACGGTGCGATCGCAGGATGTGGTGGGGGCGGCCCAATATTATGACGGCCAGGTAGAATACGCCGAACGACTCTGTTTAGAAAATATTTTAGATGCCCAAGCGGCGGGGGCAACGGTTTTAAACTACACCGCCGTGACTGCCCTCCAACGGGATGAGAGCACCGCCACAATCCAGGCGATCGCCTGTGAAGATCAACTCACGGGTCAAACCTTTACCGTCCAAGCCAAGGGCAGCATGGTTGTGAATACCTCCGGCCCCTGGGTCGATGAAATTTGTCACTTGGGTCGCGCCGCCGGAAAAGCCAAACCCATTGGCACAGAACAAAAAATGGGCGGCACCAAGGGGAGTCATATTGTCGTGGATCCGTTCCCTGGCGCTCCCCAGGCTGCTCTCTATGTGGAAGCCGCCAGCGATAATCGCCCCTATTTCATCATTCCCTGGCTGGGTAAATATCTCATTGGCACCACGGATCTGAAATATACCGGAAGCCTAGATCATGTGAAGGCCGACAACGACGAAATCGATTATCTCCTCGCCGAAACCAATCGAGTCTTACCGTCCGCCCAGCTCAGTCGGGACGATATTCGCTTTACCTATTCAGGGGTACGGCCCTTACCCTATGTGGGCGATAAAAAACCCGGCAGCATTACCCGCAGTCATATTCTGTTTGACCACAGTGCTGAAGGGGCGAGAAATCTCATTTCCTTAATTGGCGGGAAACTGACCACCTACCGCCAGGTGGGTGAAGAAATGGTGGATTTGGTTTATCGCAAGTTGAATCGTCCGGTTCCCCCTTGTCCCACCCGCAAACGGACTTTACCGGGGGCGATCGCCGCTGATTCCCACACCATTGAAACAATGATCCGTCGCTATACGCCCACCGTTGGTCGCACCACGATTCAACATTTGTTCCGGATGTATGGCGCTAAAGCCCCGGAAGTCCTGGCCCTGGTGGATGAAGCCCCCGATCTGGGCGATCGCCTGGTGCCCTATCTACCGGATATTAAAGCCCAAGCGGTCTATGCCCTGCGCTCTGAGTTGGCCCATAACCTCAAAGATATTTGCCGCCGGCGCACTACCCTCTCAATGTTGGCGAACTATGGCTATGATGCCCTGCCGACCCTCGTGGATACCCTCAAAACCCACTGCGGTTGGGATGATGCCGAAGGCGATCGCCAAGTGGCTGATTACAAAACCTTCATCGAACAGAACTGTCTACCCGACTATCGCATCGATGCACAGGCCCAAGCCTCGAAAACAGAAGTTTATTCCTGA
- a CDS encoding phosphoribosylanthranilate isomerase yields the protein MRIKICGLTQVAQAQAIANVGVTDLGFICVQKSPRYVTPTQLATLTAALPGNIGKVGVFANQTVSEMLEFINQGHLTTAQLHGDESPELCQQLRQQRPDIEIIKALRIRDRLSLEAAKNYETVVDALLLDAYHPEQLGGTGHQINWEDLQQFRPAVPWLLAGGLRPDNIQMALSQLHPDGIDLSSGVELSPGIKDLTKVQALMNALQPLHV from the coding sequence ATGCGGATTAAAATTTGTGGACTCACCCAGGTGGCCCAGGCCCAGGCGATCGCCAATGTGGGGGTAACGGATCTGGGATTTATTTGTGTCCAAAAATCGCCCCGGTATGTGACGCCAACTCAACTAGCAACCCTGACAGCCGCCTTACCAGGGAACATTGGTAAAGTGGGGGTTTTCGCGAACCAAACGGTCTCCGAAATGCTCGAATTTATTAACCAAGGCCACCTCACCACCGCCCAACTCCACGGTGATGAATCCCCAGAGCTATGTCAGCAACTCCGTCAGCAACGGCCCGACATCGAAATTATTAAAGCCTTGCGGATCCGCGATCGCCTTTCCCTAGAAGCAGCGAAAAACTATGAAACCGTTGTTGATGCCCTCTTGCTCGATGCCTACCATCCTGAACAATTGGGCGGCACTGGCCATCAAATTAACTGGGAAGATTTACAGCAATTTCGTCCCGCTGTCCCTTGGCTGCTCGCTGGCGGTCTACGGCCTGACAATATCCAAATGGCCCTCAGCCAACTACACCCCGATGGCATTGATCTCTCGAGCGGTGTGGAACTGTCCCCCGGCATTAAAGACTTGACCAAGGTGCAAGCCCTGATGAATGCCCTGCAACCGCTCCATGTCTAG